Proteins found in one Planococcus citri chromosome 2, ihPlaCitr1.1, whole genome shotgun sequence genomic segment:
- the LOC135836129 gene encoding cathepsin B-like: protein MKCKYFVIALLHVLTRGESHDHHDHHEPEHEEYLTIERWNEIADQVNNHPDSTWKASKLHSTTHDHFVDPKYRVGNSGAAVPQKSDADPVDRADQCEENGLPKQFDAREYWPDCASVIGHVYDQGACGSWWAVSATSVFADRVCIASRGKIKTLFSIQQLMSCCQICSHGHGADGCHGGWTGGAFQYMIRNGLVTGGDHKSKQGCQPYLMQPCEHHKPANSSSKSALPKCSSFPLGVPPKCKLHCYNHSYDKKFKQDVIKAEKYYRVPPCAAMNEIYKHGSILADFIIFEDFYTYKSGVYKQLAGEITARHAVRVIGWGEENGVPYWLAVNSWNTNWGINGTFKIMRYENEFSFENGLSAVMPKL from the exons ATGAAATGCAAATATTTTGTGATTGCCTTGCTTCATGTCTTAACGCGAGGTGAAAGTCATGATCATCATGATCATCATGAACCTGAACATGAAGAATATCTAACTATCGAAAGATGGAATGAAATTGCTGACCAAGTCAATAATCATCCGGATTCCACATGGAAG GCCTCAAAACTCCATTCTACTACTCACGATCACTTTGTGGATCCAAaatatcgagtaggtaattcGGGAGCAGCAGTTCCGCAAAAATCAGACGCTGATCCAGTCGATCGAGCCGACCAATGCGAAGAAAATGGTTTACCAAAGCAATTTGATGCGCGAGAATATTGGCCCGATTGTGCTTCAGTAATTGGACACGTTTATGATCAGGGTGCTTGTGGGTCGTGGTGG gCGGTATCGGCGACTTCTGTGTTCGCGGATAGAGTATGCATCGCTTCaaggggaaaaattaaaacgttaTTTTCGATTCAACAATTAATGTCATGTTGTCAAATATGCAGCCATGGACATGGAGCAGATGGATGCCACGGAGGCTGGACTGGAGGAGCTTTTCAGTACATGATACGTAATGGATTAGTAACCGGTGGAGATCATAAATCGAAGCAG GGATGCCAGCCTTATTTAATGCAACCTTGCGAGCATCACAAACCTGCGAATAGTTCGAGTAAAAGTGCTCTACCTAAGTGCTCCTCGTTCCCACTGGGAGTACCTCCTAAATGTAAACTGCATTGCTACAATCATTCGTACGATAAGAAATTCAAGCAAGATGTAATAAAAG CTGAAAAGTATTACAGAGTGCCACCTTGTGCAGCTATGAACGAAATTTACAAACACGGTTCCATTCTCGccgattttatcatttttgaagacttcTACACGTATAAATctg GAGTTTACAAACAGTTGGCAGGAGAGATCACTGCAAGGCATGCAGTCAGAGTTATTGGTTGGGGTGAAGAAAATGGTGTCCCATACTGGCTTGCAGTCAATTCTTGGAATACTAATTGGGGAATTAACGGAACGTTTAAAATTATGCGTTAcgagaatgaattttcattcgaaaacgGATTAAGTGCTGTAATGCCAAAATTATAA
- the LOC135836132 gene encoding cathepsin B-like cysteine proteinase 1, protein MKYLIITLLLAFTRAENDKHLIPIGRLNDIADHVNNHPDSTWQASKFDVAEGKEQFVDTKLRVGVLEGSAPKEAYEALDAASNQCENNGLPKEFDARKKWSQCESVIGHIYDQGNCGSCWAVSTASAFSDRVCIATKGKKKALFASQQILSCCHKCSGPDGCNGGWPMGAFAYIKHTGLVTGGDYGSRQGCQPYLMQQCDHHINGTFPQCSSLEKQKTPKCKLHCYNFKHDKTFKQDRIRAEKYYSVLPCAAQNEIYQNGPIVAAYTVFEDFYTYKSGVYQHVTGARTGRHAVKVIGWGEEKGVPYWLVANSWNTNWGDHGVFKIKRGDDEGWFEEEFIAVKPKV, encoded by the exons ATGAAATATTTGATAATCACTTTGCTATTAGCATTTACCCGAGCCGAAAACGATAAGCATCTCATCCCAATCGGAAGATTAAACGACATAGCAGACCATGTCAATAATCATCCAGACTCCACATGGCAG GCATCAAAATTCGATGTAGCCGAAGGTAAGGAGCAATTTGTGGATACAAAACTGCGAGTTGGTGTTCTCGAAGGATCTGCTCCAAAAGAGGCATACGAGGCCCTTGACGCAGCTTCCAATCAATGTGAGAATAACGGATTACCTAAAGAATTCGACGCGAGAAAAAAATGGTCCCAATGTGAATCGGTAATAGGACATATTTATGATCAAGGAAATTGCGGATCGTGTTGG GCGGTATCAACAGCCTCAGCTTTCTCCGATAGAGTATGCATTGCCACCAAAGGAAAAAAGAAGGCTTTATTCGCAAGTCAACAAATCCTGTCTTGTTGTCACAAATGTTCTGGACCAGATGGCTGCAATGGTGGTTGGCCTATGGGAGCTTTCGCCTACATAAAACATACTGGATTAGTGACCGGAGGTGACTATGGATCTCGCCAG GGCTGCCAACCGTACTTAATGCAGCAGTGCGACCATCACATTAATGGTACTTTCCCTCAATGTTCCTCATTGGAGAAACAGAAAACTCCAAAATGTAAACTACACTGCTATAATTTCAAACATGATAAGACTTTTAAGCAAGATCGAATCAGAG ctgaaaaaTACTACAGTGTATTACCATGCGcagctcaaaatgaaatttaccaaaatggtCCCATCGTTGCGGCATATACtgtttttgaagatttctaCACCTACAAATCcg GAGTTTATCAACACGTAACAGGAGCGAGAACCGGCAGACATGCAGTTAAAGTCATCGGTTGGGGTGAAGAGAAAGGTGTACCTTACTGGCTGGTGGCTAATTCTTGGAATACTAATTGGGGTGATCATGGAGTCTTCAAGATTAAGCGTGGAGATGATGAAGGTTGGTTTGAAGAAGAATTCATCGCAGTAAAACCGAAGGTGTAA
- the LOC135836130 gene encoding modular serine protease-like yields the protein MITRFGSVTCMSSIYFLINTIVLHSLSIESDPAIITQKYYDGCEQWEFQCKNGKCIANIFVCDGLKDCSDGSDETLNQCQNVTCDEQHFRCHYGACINNKYRLDGLKQCHDGSDELPEINDTSSDELVRRKRADEKSCAIPASLIDKTVTIHCAQNTTKSCNLMNGYAPEYSIASVKCTSGYYLEDEQDEDDDDIEHICHNKNWKPRIRECFKICDKLKPVNVDLHCYRNELSIPCNENTVLLSGTKVRPLCKPTHRYSNDYPPEYFEIKCNKDGQWNKPLFSCLRPACGQQYSNPQLAIANGTKERYSDSPWHVAIFNQHKILICGGTIITPYLILSAAHCFVDQQNYSEPLSADNYEVVVSKVTNNYSAVDNPFQKNYKIKEIVFSDKGYFGQIKYHDSDIAILIVTEKITTGPTTLPACINWTGLRSGHYPLENTPGKVSGWGRNENGTYSETLRTSYLPFISNKHCTDIVPDDDKRFIRFDKFCAGSETGPGVFQGEGGGGLLFKEFNQYYLQGIVSVKPNSLSSIALFTDIGLHTAWISAVSKKAEEELQNTRNFTSPISNQTTTISYSTSTSSNGSQITPKVDIVTTHVSQSTTPKVVQKKNATTIAAEYCTKYSQYRYVKKWKPSQTANAAGLWLYAMDCLNVVTSIAGGVKALPKEYPHMALVGIGAAFESVKWLGAGTLISERFILTTAHMSDEDSPKWVLLGDLNFNSSNEESMPAVYGIKNIYLHPNYTPPSLYNDIALYELNTSVAISSYVRPACLYTSTYIPVNTRGSITGWGRTDAIERVTVSTNLLKGTIAVMNDRICKEQPYPANMSLRLKDGFNSDSMICAGDILTGNDACQGDAGSPLQIPVPGQICMWNVIGITSFGPGICGNLKTPAVYTKVAFYIDWIQSIVWP from the exons ATGATTACTCGATTTGGATCTGTAACATGCATGTCAAGCATTTATTTCTTGATAAACACTATCG TTTTACATTCATTATCAATAGAATCAGATCCAGCAATTATTACTCAGAAGTATTATGATGGATGTGAACA ATgggaatttcaatgtaaaaatggaaaatgcatCGCCAACATTTTTGTTTGCGATGGGCTGAAAGATTGTTCAGATGGTTCAGATGAAACTCTCAATCAATGCCAGAATGTAAC GTGCGATGAGCAACACTTTCGATGTCACTATGGAGCTTGTATCAATAATAAATATCGTTTGGATGGTTTAAAACAATGCCATGATGGATCTGATGAACTACCTGAAATTAATGATACGAGTAGTGATGAACTAGTCAGAAGAAAACGAGCTGATGA aaaatcaTGTGCTATACCAGCATCTTTAATTGACAAAACTGTTACAATTCATTGCGCTCAGAACACAACAAAATCTTGTAATCTGATGAATGGATATGCGCCTGAGTACAGCATTGCTTCGGTAAAATGTACATCTGGCTATTACTTAGAAGATGAGCAGGACGAGGATGACGATGATATTGAACATATTTGTCacaataaaaattggaaacctCGTATTCGTGAATGCttca agatttgtGACAAACTGAAACCAGTAAATGTGGATTTGCATTGTTATCGCAATGAGCTAAGCATACCTTGCAATGAAAATACAGTCCTACTCTCGGGGACCAAAGTACGTCCTTTGTGTAAACCTACCCATAGATATTCCAATGATTACCCTccagaatattttgaaattaaatgcAACAAAGATGGTCAATGGAACAAACCCCTGTTTTCTTGCCTCAGGCCTG cTTGTGGACAACAATATTCAAATCCTCAACTAGCAATTGCAAATGGAACCAAAGAGCGTTATAGTGATTCTCCATGGCATGtggcaatttttaatcaacataAAATCTTAATTTGTGGGGGTACCATCATTACGCCATATTTAATATTATCAG CTGCGCATTGTTTTGTCGATCAACAGAATTATAGTGAACCTCTCAGCGCTGATAACTATGAAGTGGTTGTCAGTAAAGTTACAAATAATTACTCAGCAGTGGACAAcccattccaaaaaaattataag ATTAAAGAAATAGTTTTCTCCGATAAAGGTTATTTCGGCCAGATCAAATATCACGATTCCGATATAGCAATTCTAATTGTCACAGAAAAAATCACCACTGGTCCAACAACTTTACCAGCTTGTATCAACTGGACTGGGTTAAGAAGTGGTCATTACCCTTTAGAAAATACACCTGGAAAG GTTTCAGGATGGGGACGGAATGAAAATGGAACTTATAGTGAAACTTTAAGAACATCCTATTTACCATTTATTAGTAATAAACATTGCACAGACATAGTACCAGATGATGATAAACGATTTATAagatttgataaattttgtgcTGGTTCTGAAACTG GTCCAGGAGTATTCCAGGGGGAGGGCGGAGGAGGTTTGCTGTTTAAAGAATTCAATCAGTATTATCTTCAAGGCATCGTTAGTGTAAAACCAAATTCTTTATCCAGCATTGCATTATTTACTGACATAGGACTACACACAGCATGGATCTCAGCAGTTAGTAAGAAAGCTGAAGAAGAATTACAAAACACAAGAAATTTCACGAGTCCAATTTCAAATCAGACAACGACCATCAGTTATAGCACTAGTACGAGTAGTAATGGTTCTCAG ATTACACCAAAGGTAGATATTGTAACGACGCATGTTTCACAAAGTACAACTCCAAAGGTGGTTCAGAAAAAGAATGCTACGACTATAGCTGCCGAGT ATTGCACAAAATATTCGCAATATCGATATGTTAAGAAATGGAAACCCTCACAGACAGCTAATGCAGCAGGATTATGGTTGTACGCGATGGACTGCTTAAATGTAGTAACATCAATTGCTGGAGGAGTGAAAGCTTTACCAAAGGAGTACCCTCATATG GCCCTCGTTGGTATTGGGGCTGCATTTGAATCCGTTAAATGGCTCGGTGCCGGTACTTTGATTAGTGAACGATTTATTCTGACTACAGCACATATGAGTGATGAAGACTCGCCAAAATGGGTTCTATTGggtgatttgaattttaactcGTCAAACGAAGAAAGCATGCCTGCAGTTTAtggaataaaaaatatctacttgcATCCAAATTACACACCACCATCATTATATAATGACATTGCACTGTATGAGTTGAATACTTCAGTGGCAATAAGCTCATATGTAAGACCCGCTTGTTTATACACATCAACCTATATTCCAGTTAATACAAGAGGAAGTATCACAGGATGGGGACGGACTGATGCAA TTGAACGTGTGACTGTGAGTACCAACTTATTGAAAGGTACCATTGCAGTAATGAACGACAGAATATGCAAAGAACAGCCCTACCCTGCCAATATGTCGTTGCGTTTAAAGGATGGTTTCAACTCGGATTCAATGATATGTGCTGGCGACATCCTTACTGGAAATGATGCATGTCAA GGTGATGCTGGTAGTCCTTTGCAGATACCGGTACCTGGCCAAATTTGTATGTGGAACGTAATTGGGATTACATCATTTGGACCTGGAATTTGTGGGAATTTGAAAACGCCTGCAGTATATACTAAAGTAGCATTCTACATAGATTGGATCCAGAGTATAGTGTGGCCTTGA
- the LOC135836131 gene encoding cathepsin B-like cysteine proteinase 1 produces MKYCCLFAFFISINGNEYLVPVKKLQDIANIVNKLPNSTWQATISDTIWSADGSNVNFKTLLGALDSSQAPQLSWDYDDVANNCEENGLPKFFDAREHWPKCASVIGHVYDQGNCGSCWAVATTSVFSDRVCIASKGKITSLYSIQQLLSCCHECKLYRNERDGCEGGWPLAAWSYIKRTGLSTGGDYGSKQGCQPYLIKNCDHHLDVPVYAPCSSLPDERASKCKHHCYNTSYKKLFKKDRIKVEKYYKISPCAAQNEIYKYGSIASFFTVYEDFPTYKSGIYQHITGKKRGLHVVRVIGWGEENGIPYWLAVNSWNEHWGDKGYFKILRGSNEVWFEDNLSAGRPKIH; encoded by the exons atgaaatattgttgTCTCTTCGCTTTTTTCATCTCTATTAATGGTAACGAGTACTTAGttcctgtgaaaaaattacaagatatAGCGAATATCGTGAATAAATTACCGAACTCAACTTGGCAG GCCACAATTTCTGACACTATTTGGTCGGCTGACGGCAGCaacgtaaatttcaaaactcttcTAGGTGCTCTTGATTCTTCACAAGCTCCACAATTATCATGGGATTACGACGATGTAGCGAATAATTGCGAAGAAAATggattaccaaaattttttgatgccCGAGAACATTGGCCAAAATGTGCTTCGGTGATTGGACATGTGTACGATCAAGGAAACTGTGGAAGTTGTTGG GCAGTAGCCACAACATCAGTTTTCAGTGACAGAGTTTGCATCGCATCTAAAGGGAAAATCACTTCATTATATTCTATTCAACAACTACTCTCTTGTTGTCACGAATGCAAACTTTACCGAAATGAACGCGACGGTTGCGAAGGTGGATGGCCATTGGCAGCTTGGTCTTACATTAAAAGAACAGGTCTGAGCACCGGAGGTGATTACGGATCAAAACAA GGATGCCAGccatatttaataaaaaattgcgaTCACCATTTGGATGTTCCGGTGTATGCACCATGCTCCTCTCTACCAGACGAACGAGCTTCTAAATGCAAACACCATTGTTATAATActtcttacaaaaaattgtttaaaaaagaTCGAATTAAAG TGGAGAAGTACTACAAAATATCACCATGCGCggctcaaaatgaaatttataaatatgGTTCAATAGCTTCATTTTTCACCGTCTACGAAGATTTCCCTACCTACAAATCAG GTATTTATCAACACATCACAGGCAAAAAAAGAGGCCTTCACGTAGTTCGAGTAATTGGCTGGGGAGAAGAAAATGGAATACCTTATTGGCTAGCAGTAAATTCATGGAATGAGCACTGGGGAGATAAAGGATACTTTAAAATTCTACGTGGCTCGAACGAAGTCTGGTTCGAAGACAACTTGAGCGCCGGTAGACCCAAAAtacactag